A genomic segment from Streptomyces sp. NBC_00459 encodes:
- the nadC gene encoding carboxylating nicotinate-nucleotide diphosphorylase: MSTPDLPLAQSGGCGDGCACGAASDMADEVYLECGLDPALAALLADAGLDPLEVEDIANVAIQEDLDGGVDVTTVATIPEEARATADFTAREGGIVAGLRIAEAVVSVVCTDEFEVERHVEDGDRVEAGQKLLSVTTRTRDLLTAERSALNLLCRLSGIATATRAWADVLEGTKARVRDTRKTTPGLRSLEKYAVRCGGGVNHRMSLSDAALVKDNHVVAAGGVAQAFKAVRDAFPEVPIEVEVDTLHQLREVVDAGADLILLDNFTPGECDEAVAVVDGRAVLEVSGRLILKNAKEYADTGVDYLAVGALTHSSPILDIGLDLRAAE; this comes from the coding sequence GTGAGCACCCCCGACCTTCCCCTCGCCCAGAGCGGCGGCTGCGGCGACGGCTGCGCCTGCGGCGCTGCCTCCGACATGGCAGACGAGGTGTACCTGGAGTGCGGCCTCGACCCCGCGCTCGCCGCCCTCCTCGCCGACGCCGGCCTCGACCCCCTGGAGGTCGAGGACATCGCCAACGTCGCCATCCAGGAGGACCTCGATGGCGGCGTGGACGTGACGACCGTCGCGACCATCCCCGAGGAGGCCCGCGCCACCGCCGACTTCACCGCCCGCGAGGGAGGCATCGTCGCCGGTCTGCGGATCGCCGAGGCGGTCGTCTCCGTGGTCTGCACCGACGAGTTCGAGGTCGAGCGGCACGTCGAGGACGGCGACCGCGTCGAGGCCGGCCAGAAGCTGCTCAGCGTCACGACCCGCACCCGTGACCTCCTGACGGCCGAGCGCAGCGCCCTCAACCTCCTGTGCCGCCTGTCCGGCATCGCGACCGCCACGCGCGCGTGGGCGGACGTCCTGGAGGGCACCAAGGCGCGCGTGCGCGACACCCGCAAGACGACTCCCGGCCTGCGTTCCCTGGAGAAGTACGCGGTCCGCTGCGGCGGCGGCGTCAACCACCGCATGTCCCTGTCGGACGCGGCACTCGTCAAGGACAACCACGTGGTGGCCGCCGGCGGCGTCGCCCAGGCCTTCAAGGCCGTACGGGACGCCTTCCCGGAGGTGCCGATCGAGGTCGAGGTCGACACGCTGCACCAGCTGCGCGAGGTCGTCGACGCGGGCGCCGACCTGATCCTTCTGGACAACTTCACCCCCGGCGAGTGCGACGAGGCGGTCGCGGTCGTCGACGGCCGCGCCGTGCTGGAGGTCTCGGGCCGGCTCATCCTGAAGAACGCCAAGGAGTACGCCGACACCGGCGTCGACTACCTGGCGGTCGGCGCCCTCACCCACTCCTCGCCGATCCTCGACATCGGTCTCGACCTGCGAGCGGCGGAGTAG
- a CDS encoding type III pantothenate kinase: MLLTIDVGNTHTVLGLFDGDEIVEHWRISTDARRTADELAVLLQGLMGMHPLLGDELGDGIDGIAICATVPSVLHELREVTRRYYGDVPAVLVEPGVKTGVPILTDNPKEVGADRIINAVAAVELYGGPAIVVDFGTATTFDAVSARGEYVGGVIAPGIEISVEALGVKGAQLRKIEVARPRAVIGKNTVEAMQAGIIYGFAGQVDGVVTRMAKELAQDPDDVTVIATGGLAPLVLGEASVIDEHEPWLTLIGLRLVYERNVSRM, encoded by the coding sequence ATGCTGCTGACCATCGACGTAGGAAACACGCACACCGTCCTCGGGCTCTTCGACGGCGACGAGATCGTCGAGCACTGGCGCATCTCCACGGACGCGCGCCGCACCGCCGACGAGCTCGCGGTCCTCCTCCAGGGCCTCATGGGCATGCACCCCCTCCTCGGGGACGAGCTGGGCGACGGCATCGACGGCATCGCCATCTGCGCGACCGTTCCGTCGGTGCTGCACGAGCTGCGCGAGGTGACGCGGCGGTACTACGGCGATGTGCCGGCGGTGCTGGTCGAGCCCGGCGTGAAGACGGGCGTGCCGATCCTCACCGACAACCCGAAGGAGGTCGGCGCGGACCGCATCATCAACGCGGTCGCCGCCGTCGAGCTCTACGGGGGCCCCGCGATCGTCGTCGACTTCGGTACGGCGACCACGTTCGACGCGGTGTCCGCGCGCGGGGAGTACGTCGGCGGGGTGATCGCGCCCGGCATCGAGATCTCGGTCGAGGCGCTCGGGGTGAAGGGGGCGCAGCTCCGGAAGATCGAGGTGGCGCGGCCCCGGGCGGTGATCGGCAAGAACACGGTCGAGGCGATGCAGGCGGGCATCATCTACGGGTTCGCCGGTCAGGTGGACGGTGTGGTGACCCGGATGGCGAAGGAGCTGGCCCAGGACCCGGACGACGTGACGGTGATCGCGACGGGCGGGCTGGCGCCGTTGGTGCTGGGCGAGGCGTCGGTGATCGACGAGCACGAGCCGTGGCTGACGCTGATCGGGCTGCGGCTGGTGTACGAGCGGAACGTGTCCCGTATGTGA
- a CDS encoding amino-acid N-acetyltransferase — MSAIRPEVTAKAITVRRARTSDVQAVRGLLDSFVRGRILLDKATVTLYEDIQEFWVAERDDNGEVVGCGALHVMWEDLAEVRTLAVNPDLRGSGVGHQLLEKLLQTARWLGVRRVFCLTFEVDFFGKHGFVEIGETPVDTDVYAELLRSYDEGVAEFLGLERVKPNTLGNSRMLLHL, encoded by the coding sequence ATGTCAGCGATCCGTCCCGAAGTCACAGCGAAAGCCATCACCGTCCGGCGGGCCAGGACCAGCGATGTCCAGGCCGTACGCGGACTCCTTGACTCGTTCGTCCGTGGCCGTATCCTGCTCGACAAAGCGACGGTGACTCTTTACGAGGACATCCAGGAGTTCTGGGTCGCGGAACGCGACGACAACGGTGAGGTCGTGGGGTGCGGTGCACTCCACGTCATGTGGGAAGACCTCGCCGAAGTCCGCACTCTTGCCGTGAACCCCGACCTCAGAGGTTCCGGTGTCGGACATCAGTTGCTGGAGAAGTTGCTGCAGACCGCCCGCTGGCTCGGTGTTCGTCGCGTTTTCTGTCTGACCTTTGAAGTGGACTTCTTCGGGAAGCACGGCTTCGTGGAGATCGGCGAGACACCTGTCGACACCGATGTCTACGCCGAGCTGCTGCGTTCCTATGATGAGGGCGTCGCGGAGTTCCTCGGTCTCGAACGAGTGAAACCGAACACCTTGGGCAACAGCCGGATGCTTCTGCATCTGTGA
- a CDS encoding BlaI/MecI/CopY family transcriptional regulator translates to MTRVWKWNRPVTVREVLEDLRQERSIAYTTVMTVLDNLHQKGWVRREAEGRAYRYEAVSTRAAYSAALMNDAWSQSDNPAAALVAFFGMMSEEQRLALRDAVHIVQGPEQVERPQPTEQTEHTEQTEAAEHTAYENPASVQDTTGR, encoded by the coding sequence ATGACGCGGGTGTGGAAGTGGAACCGCCCGGTCACCGTTCGAGAAGTCCTGGAAGACCTTCGGCAGGAACGGTCCATCGCGTACACCACGGTGATGACCGTTTTGGACAATCTCCATCAGAAGGGCTGGGTCCGTCGCGAGGCGGAAGGCCGTGCCTATCGATATGAGGCCGTCTCCACCCGTGCCGCCTACTCGGCCGCGCTGATGAACGACGCTTGGTCGCAGAGTGACAACCCCGCCGCCGCTCTCGTCGCCTTCTTCGGCATGATGAGCGAAGAACAGCGGCTCGCCCTCAGGGATGCCGTTCACATCGTCCAAGGGCCGGAACAGGTCGAACGGCCTCAGCCGACCGAACAGACCGAACACACAGAACAGACCGAAGCCGCGGAACATACCGCCTACGAGAACCCCGCCTCGGTCCAGGACACCACCGGGCGATAG